The proteins below are encoded in one region of Pelagibacterium flavum:
- a CDS encoding RNA polymerase sigma factor, translated as MDQILATEDTIARAAKGDRAAFAALVSLHYDFLYRTAYKWCGNREDAEDVTQDVCIKLATAISGFDGRSAFTSWLYRIVLNAVRDRQRQGVRRSRQSEALAHVTASEMAPEQESVATQSQIWDAVRKLPEKQRDAVLLVYGEDMAHAEAAAIMGTRESTVSWYVHEAKKALKGLV; from the coding sequence GTGGATCAGATTCTGGCAACAGAGGATACCATCGCCCGCGCGGCGAAGGGCGACCGCGCGGCCTTTGCCGCGCTGGTCTCGCTCCATTACGATTTTCTCTACCGCACGGCGTATAAATGGTGCGGAAATCGCGAAGACGCTGAAGACGTAACCCAGGATGTCTGCATCAAGCTGGCAACGGCGATTTCCGGTTTCGACGGGCGGTCTGCCTTTACCAGTTGGCTCTATCGGATCGTGCTCAACGCGGTGCGGGACCGGCAGCGACAGGGTGTTCGGCGCAGTCGACAGAGCGAAGCCCTCGCGCATGTGACGGCAAGCGAAATGGCGCCCGAACAGGAAAGTGTCGCCACCCAATCGCAAATCTGGGACGCCGTCCGCAAGCTTCCGGAAAAGCAACGTGATGCGGTTCTGCTGGTCTATGGGGAGGATATGGCGCATGCGGAGGCTGCGGCCATCATGGGAACCAGGGAATCCACCGTCTCCTGGTATGTTCATGAGGCCAAAAAGGCCCTGAAAGGCTTGGTTTAG